CGTAAAAGCAGGTATTCTCTCTCTCGCTAATCTTTTATTTATTCGTACCTTTTACACATATTTATTGATACATTTAGGTTAATTAatacaataatataaatattatatatatatatatatatatatatatatatatatatatatatatatatatatatatatatatatatatatatatatatatatatatatatattgacaatttattttgaacttatatttgtatGCAGTACTCTATACAATCGAATTTCAAAAAAGAGGCCTTCCTCATTGTCACTTACTTTTGTGGATAAATTCAACGACAAGCATTACTGCGCTTGATGTCTATACTTATATCTCTGCAGAATTGCCTGATTCGCGCATTGATCCTTGGGGATATCAAGTGGTATCAGATTTAATGGTACACGGCCCCTGTGGCCTAGCAAAATTGGACGCGCCATGCATGAAAGTGTCCAAATCATCTGTAAGTGAATTAAAATGTTCTAAAAAATTCCGCAAATCATTTAATGATGAGACTTTTTTTGATAAAGATGGTTACGTTCATTACCGAAGGCGTAACACtggtatatacataaataaatctgGAAGTAATCTTGACAACAGTTACGTAGTACCATATAATCGGCAATTGTGTCTAATCTTTAACGCCCATATTAATGTTGAATTTTGGGGCTGGACAATGCTTATCAAATATCTGTTCAACTATATTTCAAAAGGTACAGATCGAGTTGTCGCCCAAATAGGCAAAGATTGTGCTAACTCGCCTTCTCCTTCAACCTCTTCTACACTAGTAGTAGATGAAATTAAGAATTTCATCGACGCTAGGTTTATATGTCCATTCGAAGCGTGTTGGCGAATATTTAACTACCCCATTCACAATAGAGAACCAGCTGTTCTAACTCTTGCAGTACATTTGGAGAATTTCCAATCGATAACTTTTCGATCAAAAGAGTCTTTACAATCAATCGCAAAGAACCCAGCGAGAAAGAGAACGACTTTAACAGAATGGTTAACCTATAATAAACAGTCATCAGATGGCCACAGCTTAACCTACATAGATTTCCCGTCAAAATTTGTATGGAACAGTTCCGGAAAAATGTGGACCCCTAGAAGAAGGTCTAATGATAAAGTTATTGGCAGGCTAGCATATGTTCATCCTACTGCCGGAGAATTATTCTACCTAAGAATGTTATTATGTCATCAACGAGGATGTAGTTCATTCATGCATATCAAAACTGTTAACGGAATAACATGTCCAACTTACAGAGTAGCGTGCGAAATGTTAGGGCTATTAGGTGACGACCGTGAATGGGATATTGCGCTCGAGGAAGCAACAATTACAGCCACATCTTCGCAAATGCGGGTACTATTTTCAAATATTCTTCTGCATTGTCATCCAACAAATCCTGGCAAATTATTTGATAAACACTGGAAATCAATGTCCTACGACATTCCTCTTAAAGCCGCTTCCACTCTCCACATCGATCACTTATGCATAAATGAATCTGATTTACGTTTCTATGTTCTATACGAACTACAAATCTTATTAATCCCCTTTTCAAAATCAGTTACAGACTTTGGGCTACCCTCAATCCCAGAACAATTACTTGCAGATCTTCAAAACAGATTGATCATGGAAGAAAAGAATTACGACTATGAATTATTAAAGACCAAACTAAATGAACTACTACCTAAGATGAATGTAAAACAAAGAGAAATTTACAAGTTGGTCGTTGATGCTTCTGATAATAATCAACAACAAATATTGTTCATATATGGACATGGAGGAACCGGTAAAACATTTTTATGGAAGTCAATCATTACATCGTTGAGATCACAAGGGAAAATAGTTCTTGCAGTAGCATCTTCTAGTATAGCTTCTCTTCTATTACCTTCTGGGCAAACTGCGCACTCACGTTTTAAAATTCCCATTGATTTAACAGATGAGTCCATGTGTAACATAAAGAAAAAAACTCATCTAGGGAATCTACTATCACAAACAAGTCTTATTGTATGGGATGAGGCACCCATGAACGATCGACGCTGTTTTAAAACATTAGACAGAACGTTACGAGATCTAATGAATGATTGTAATACCCCTTTTGGTGGTAA
The window above is part of the Rutidosis leptorrhynchoides isolate AG116_Rl617_1_P2 chromosome 1, CSIRO_AGI_Rlap_v1, whole genome shotgun sequence genome. Proteins encoded here:
- the LOC139847733 gene encoding uncharacterized protein: MRHFGGDNGVELSAEKVAELIEMLNKYNKLVQLFITARDKLIDNEVPPFRIRLFNAPHQRQYDLPTSDSIGAIVFDSGTKSVGDYDVIIEQKGYNTSMTLRDPSGNSSRKRKRLTMNMYYSYQLHNRFGFYDLMFRTGRLFQQYVVTAYCSIELDRIDYIRNKQQDIRSDYLAGIYDGINRGDQSGIDIGSRLILPASFTGGPRYMYSHYLDALAICRTNGNPQFFITFTCNFKWAEIRTFMSNFPQLTPTDRPDIVVRIYQQKRKQLLAFLKEDRPFGDVKAVLYTIEFQKRGLPHCHLLLWINSTTSITALDVYTYISAELPDSRIDPWGYQVVSDLMVHGPCGLAKLDAPCMKVSKSSVSELKCSKKFRKSFNDETFFDKDGYVHYRRRNTGIYINKSGSNLDNSYVVPYNRQLCLIFNAHINVEFWGWTMLIKYLFNYISKGTDRVVAQIGKDCANSPSPSTSSTLVVDEIKNFIDARFICPFEACWRIFNYPIHNREPAVLTLAVHLENFQSITFRSKESLQSIAKNPARKRTTLTEWLTYNKQSSDGHSLTYIDFPSKFVWNSSGKMWTPRRRSNDKVIGRLAYVHPTAGELFYLRMLLCHQRGCSSFMHIKTVNGITCPTYRVACEMLGLLGDDREWDIALEEATITATSSQMRVLFSNILLHCHPTNPGKLFDKHWKSMSYDIPLKAASTLHIDHLCINESDLRFYVLYELQILLIPFSKSVTDFGLPSIPEQLLADLQNRLIMEEKNYDYELLKTKLNELLPKMNVKQREIYKLVVDASDNNQQQILFIYGHGGTGKTFLWKSIITSLRSQGKIVLAVASSSIASLLLPSGQTAHSRFKIPIDLTDESMCNIKKKTHLGNLLSQTSLIVWDEAPMNDRRCFKTLDRTLRDLMNDCNTPFGGKLIIFGGDFRQTLPVTRRGSKQEIISSSIVYSYLWSYFKVHVLSENMRLQKPGVNSIEKKNIKIFSSWLLNVGNGNLGIPDEEDPSNASWINIPSKYCIEHDENGMLNLISFIYNDDLLQNPSASLLQQQVIVCPKNNDADSINESILSMVRRQETTYLSFDMAIPRINDKGETELLYPIEYLNNLHYPSLPPHRLQLKAGVPVILVRNINLAGGLCNGTRMIVVQMLTKKKTIPNQAFLCNDD